A single genomic interval of Oceanithermus profundus DSM 14977 harbors:
- a CDS encoding DUF3137 domain-containing protein, giving the protein MALEAGAPRLDLDDLIRRAQGLEADRSRARAAVARVWLSAAAGAAAVYLLSGPLLGPFGGFVFPATAFALLVWALLRHRAVTKPYREAYKRRVLAPLVEAVLPGFRHEPHAGLPQEVYLASRLFPARPDRYASEDRFSGAVAGVPLTFAEVHAEREHEDCDKDGCRTEYVTIFKGLLAVAEFPKAFSGTVLVYPDRSERLLGPLSQSLQRLGGRTRGLELIRLEDPGFERRFVVFADDPVAARYVLSTRFMEALRGYRGRHGPLYAAVIDGTLYLALPTRADLFEPPPLWRRGVDVRRLERYAGALATMRAVVSELDLDVRIWGARALSSRRPK; this is encoded by the coding sequence GTGGCCCTAGAAGCCGGCGCGCCGCGGCTCGACCTGGACGACCTGATCCGCCGCGCGCAGGGGCTCGAGGCCGACCGGAGTCGTGCGCGCGCCGCGGTGGCGCGCGTCTGGCTCTCCGCCGCTGCTGGCGCGGCGGCGGTCTACCTCCTCAGTGGCCCGCTGCTCGGCCCTTTCGGCGGGTTCGTCTTCCCGGCGACCGCCTTCGCCCTGCTCGTCTGGGCGCTGCTGCGCCACCGGGCGGTGACCAAACCCTACCGCGAGGCCTACAAGCGGCGGGTGCTCGCCCCCCTGGTCGAGGCGGTGCTGCCCGGCTTCCGCCACGAACCCCACGCGGGGCTGCCCCAGGAGGTCTACCTGGCGAGCCGCCTCTTCCCGGCCCGTCCGGACCGCTACGCCAGCGAGGACCGCTTCAGCGGCGCGGTCGCGGGGGTGCCCCTCACCTTCGCCGAGGTGCACGCCGAGCGCGAGCACGAGGACTGCGACAAGGACGGCTGCCGCACCGAGTACGTGACGATCTTCAAGGGGCTGCTGGCGGTGGCCGAGTTTCCCAAGGCGTTTTCGGGCACCGTCCTCGTCTACCCCGACCGCAGCGAGCGCCTGCTGGGGCCGCTTTCCCAGAGCCTGCAGCGGCTGGGCGGGCGCACCCGGGGGCTCGAGCTGATCCGCCTCGAAGACCCCGGGTTCGAGCGGCGCTTCGTCGTCTTCGCCGACGACCCGGTCGCCGCCCGCTACGTGCTCAGCACCCGCTTCATGGAGGCCCTGCGCGGCTACCGCGGCCGCCACGGCCCGCTCTACGCGGCGGTGATCGACGGCACCCTCTACCTCGCCCTCCCCACCCGCGCCGACCTCTTCGAGCCACCGCCGCTGTGGCGCCGGGGCGTTGACGTGCGCAGGCTGGAGCGCTACGCCGGCGCGCTCGCCACCATGCGCGCGGTGGTCAGCGAGCTGGACCTCGATGTGCGCATCTGGGGCGCTCGCGCCCTCAGTTCAAGGAGGCCGAAGTAG
- a CDS encoding DUF3137 domain-containing protein encodes MSTSPGPLRAYYRLVPRIRGLEPERRRTWVSLIAAWAGLVIPGLLLGIWLWRLGGGWFHLLAPPLAAAALAAWLSPSLIYPFKHEFKRKVIRPMMRELLRDVDYAPLGSVSPMDLEASLLFQAPFSGVEGEDLVIGRFDDVEIKFSEVVGYRELESQGSGAPLAPRSGQKLRTKQVVFRGLFFVAEFNKPTRGQVVVHPDRLEPHLGPIAAALQPRRDEAGLVHVRMEDPRFERHYVVYASSPETAHYALTPALMEQLAEFRERVGAPVAFSIHYGKLYMAVATRKNMLEPPLFGPLASPRVFRGYLEDVELFLSLVESLGLNRRIWGEGTWP; translated from the coding sequence ATGTCCACCTCCCCGGGTCCCCTACGCGCCTACTACCGGCTCGTGCCCCGCATCCGCGGGCTCGAGCCCGAACGGCGCCGGACCTGGGTCAGCCTGATCGCCGCCTGGGCGGGGCTGGTGATCCCGGGGCTGCTGCTGGGGATCTGGCTCTGGCGCCTGGGCGGGGGCTGGTTCCACCTGCTCGCGCCGCCACTGGCCGCGGCGGCGCTGGCCGCCTGGCTCTCGCCCAGCCTGATCTACCCCTTCAAGCACGAGTTCAAGCGCAAGGTGATCCGGCCGATGATGCGCGAACTCCTCCGGGACGTGGACTACGCGCCCCTGGGTTCGGTGAGCCCGATGGACCTGGAGGCGAGCCTCCTCTTCCAGGCCCCCTTCAGCGGGGTGGAAGGGGAGGATTTGGTCATCGGCCGCTTCGACGACGTCGAGATCAAGTTCTCCGAGGTGGTGGGCTACCGCGAGCTGGAATCGCAGGGGTCGGGCGCGCCGCTGGCCCCCCGCAGCGGGCAGAAGCTGCGGACCAAGCAGGTGGTCTTCCGCGGCCTCTTCTTCGTCGCCGAGTTCAACAAGCCCACCCGCGGGCAGGTCGTGGTGCACCCCGACCGCCTGGAGCCGCACCTGGGGCCGATCGCTGCCGCGCTGCAGCCCCGACGCGACGAGGCCGGGCTGGTGCACGTGCGCATGGAGGACCCCCGCTTCGAGCGCCACTACGTCGTCTACGCCTCGAGCCCCGAAACCGCGCACTACGCGCTCACGCCGGCGCTGATGGAACAGCTGGCCGAGTTCCGCGAGCGGGTGGGGGCGCCGGTGGCCTTCTCGATTCACTACGGCAAGCTCTACATGGCCGTGGCCACCCGCAAGAACATGCTCGAGCCCCCGCTCTTCGGCCCGCTGGCGAGCCCCCGCGTCTTCCGCGGCTACCTGGAGGACGTGGAGCTCTTCCTCTCGCTCGTCGAATCGCTGGGCCTCAACCGCAGGATCTGGGGCGAGGGGACGTGGCCCTAG
- a CDS encoding LemA family protein, translated as MTALLILLILVAIVGAFMVLTYNTLIARKNQIDYAQGAIDALLKKRYDLIPNLVATVKGYAKHERELLEKVTELRARIGQARSDDERLGLEGQMSGLLGRLLVQLEAYPDLKANQNFLQLQAALNEIEEQISAARRAFNAAVVEFNNAIEMFPSNMVAGWMGLKRRRVFEVAESESEAPNVGRLFGS; from the coding sequence TTGACGGCCCTTTTGATTTTGCTGATCCTCGTCGCCATTGTCGGCGCATTTATGGTTCTTACCTACAACACCCTCATTGCCCGCAAGAACCAGATCGACTACGCCCAGGGCGCGATCGACGCCCTGCTCAAGAAACGCTACGACCTGATCCCCAACCTGGTGGCCACGGTGAAGGGGTACGCCAAACACGAGCGGGAACTGCTCGAGAAGGTGACCGAGCTGCGCGCGCGCATCGGCCAGGCGCGCTCGGACGACGAACGGCTGGGGCTGGAGGGCCAGATGTCCGGCCTCCTGGGCCGGCTGCTCGTCCAGCTCGAGGCCTACCCCGACCTCAAGGCCAACCAGAACTTCCTGCAGCTGCAGGCGGCGCTCAACGAGATCGAGGAGCAGATCTCGGCGGCCCGCCGTGCCTTCAACGCCGCGGTGGTCGAGTTCAACAACGCCATCGAGATGTTCCCCTCGAACATGGTGGCCGGGTGGATGGGCCTGAAGCGCCGCCGCGTCTTCGAGGTGGCCGAGTCCGAATCCGAGGCCCCGAACGTCGGCCGCCTCTTCGGCAGCTAG
- a CDS encoding tripartite tricarboxylate transporter permease, which translates to MDVLAQLAHGFEVALAPLNLFLAFAGAFLGTLIGALPGIGPVNGVAILIPIAYALKLPPESALILLAGVYYGAEYGGRISSILLNVPGDAGAVITTLDGYPMAQKGKAGEALALSALSSFIGGTLAVIGLTLFAPYLAEWAIRFGPAEYFALMVFAFTTLASLAGRNPVKALIASVFGLMLATVGIDPGSGVPRFTFGELKLYDGVDFLVVAIGLFAISEVLTLMEHTFLGTATRVKVETALVSLKTFMGSLWTILRSSLIGFFIGVLPGAGASIASAVAYTTEKRLVDREGTFGTGDPRGVAAPEAANNAASGGAMVPMLTLGVPGSGTTAVLLGALMMFNVTPGPLIFEQRPEIVWGLIASMYIGNVMLLVLNLPLVGWFARILTVPRWFLVPAIAALSFIGVYAVNNSAFDLLFMTGIGVVGYLMRKAGFPLAPVILGLVLGRLMEINLRRALAISGGDYTILYASPLSKVLWALAILSLFFPWLAGRFAARRVPEGE; encoded by the coding sequence GTGGACGTTCTCGCGCAACTCGCCCACGGCTTCGAGGTCGCCCTCGCCCCCCTGAACCTCTTCCTCGCCTTCGCCGGCGCCTTCCTGGGCACGCTCATCGGGGCGCTGCCCGGCATCGGCCCCGTCAACGGCGTGGCCATCCTCATCCCCATTGCCTACGCCCTCAAGCTGCCGCCCGAGTCGGCGCTGATCCTGCTCGCCGGGGTCTACTACGGCGCCGAGTACGGCGGGCGCATCTCGAGCATCCTCCTCAACGTGCCCGGCGACGCCGGCGCGGTGATCACCACCCTGGACGGCTACCCCATGGCCCAGAAGGGCAAGGCCGGCGAGGCGCTGGCGCTCTCGGCGCTCAGCTCCTTCATCGGCGGCACCCTGGCGGTGATCGGCCTCACCCTCTTCGCCCCCTACCTGGCCGAGTGGGCGATCCGCTTCGGCCCCGCCGAGTACTTCGCGCTGATGGTCTTCGCCTTCACCACCCTGGCGAGCCTGGCGGGCAGGAACCCGGTCAAGGCGCTGATCGCGAGCGTCTTCGGCCTGATGCTCGCCACCGTGGGCATCGACCCCGGGAGCGGGGTGCCGCGCTTCACCTTCGGCGAGCTCAAGCTCTACGACGGGGTGGACTTTTTGGTGGTGGCCATCGGCCTCTTCGCCATCAGCGAGGTGCTGACGCTGATGGAGCACACCTTCCTGGGCACGGCGACCCGGGTCAAGGTGGAGACCGCGCTGGTCTCGCTGAAGACCTTCATGGGCTCGCTGTGGACGATCCTGCGCAGCTCGCTGATCGGCTTCTTCATCGGGGTGCTGCCGGGGGCGGGGGCCTCGATCGCCAGCGCCGTGGCCTACACCACCGAAAAGCGCCTGGTGGACCGCGAGGGCACCTTCGGCACCGGCGACCCCCGGGGCGTGGCCGCCCCCGAGGCCGCCAACAACGCCGCCTCGGGCGGAGCGATGGTGCCGATGCTGACCCTGGGGGTGCCGGGCAGCGGCACCACCGCGGTGCTGCTGGGGGCGCTGATGATGTTCAACGTCACCCCGGGCCCGCTGATCTTCGAGCAACGGCCCGAGATCGTCTGGGGCCTGATCGCCTCGATGTACATCGGCAACGTGATGCTGCTCGTGCTCAACCTGCCGCTGGTGGGCTGGTTCGCGCGCATCCTCACGGTGCCCCGCTGGTTTTTGGTCCCGGCCATCGCCGCGCTCAGCTTCATCGGCGTCTACGCGGTGAACAACAGCGCCTTCGACCTGCTCTTCATGACCGGGATCGGGGTGGTGGGCTACCTGATGCGCAAGGCCGGCTTCCCGCTGGCTCCGGTCATCCTGGGCCTGGTGCTGGGGCGGCTGATGGAGATCAACCTGCGCCGGGCGCTGGCCATCAGCGGGGGCGACTACACGATCCTCTACGCCAGCCCGCTTTCCAAGGTGCTCTGGGCGCTGGCCATCCTCAGCCTCTTCTTCCCCTGGCTGGCGGGCCGCTTCGCCGCGCGGCGCGTGCCCGAAGGCGAGTGA
- a CDS encoding tripartite tricarboxylate transporter TctB family protein: MERGRRTDRIAGALLLLVSAGYGLEAYRLQADFLADPLGPRAFPLLLAASLAVFSLYLLVRPDPDPAWPPPHVLRGQLGMLASFVVYSYALAPLGFLLATTLEMAWLSRLFGASWRTGLLGGLGLAAVLYVIFVFGLGIPLPLGRWWPA, translated from the coding sequence GTGGAACGCGGCCGGCGCACCGACCGCATCGCGGGCGCGCTCCTGCTGCTGGTGAGCGCCGGCTACGGCCTGGAGGCGTACCGCCTCCAGGCCGACTTCCTCGCCGATCCCCTGGGCCCGCGGGCCTTCCCGCTGCTCTTGGCCGCGAGCCTCGCGGTCTTCTCGCTCTACCTGCTCGTCCGCCCCGACCCCGACCCCGCCTGGCCGCCGCCGCACGTGCTGCGCGGCCAGCTGGGCATGCTGGCGAGCTTCGTGGTCTACAGCTACGCGCTCGCGCCCCTGGGCTTCCTGCTCGCCACCACGCTGGAGATGGCCTGGCTCTCGCGCCTCTTCGGGGCGAGCTGGCGCACCGGACTGCTGGGCGGCCTGGGGCTCGCGGCCGTGCTCTACGTGATCTTCGTCTTCGGGCTGGGCATCCCCCTGCCCCTGGGCCGCTGGTGGCCCGCTTAG
- a CDS encoding Bug family tripartite tricarboxylate transporter substrate binding protein translates to MKRFWKSGVLAAALALFGGAFAFSPGNVECIAPANPGGGWDFTCRTGGKLLYDLGIVPRPVKVTNMPGGGGGVAFAHVVTQRKGDANLLVAASPATTLRLAQGKYGNFTASDVRWLAAIGADFGVIAVKADAPWKTLDDLIADLRKDPTKIAIGGGSAVGGQDHMKVLLLAKAAGIDPKALKYVPFDGGGEALTAMLGGFVQVFPGDASETIGQMQAGKIRILAVLSEKRLGGDFAQIPTARELGYDAVWAVWRGFYMPPGVPDDAYAFWVDAMKKLEASPEWAKIRDESGLGPFFKGGADFEAFVKKQVADFKELSKALGLIK, encoded by the coding sequence ATGAAGCGGTTCTGGAAGAGCGGTGTTCTCGCTGCGGCCCTGGCGTTGTTCGGCGGGGCCTTCGCCTTTAGCCCCGGCAACGTGGAGTGCATCGCCCCGGCCAACCCCGGCGGCGGCTGGGACTTCACCTGCCGCACCGGGGGCAAGCTGCTCTACGACCTGGGAATCGTCCCCCGGCCGGTCAAGGTGACGAACATGCCCGGCGGCGGGGGCGGCGTGGCCTTCGCCCACGTGGTGACCCAGCGCAAGGGCGACGCCAACCTGCTCGTCGCGGCCTCGCCGGCCACCACCCTGCGGCTGGCCCAGGGCAAGTACGGCAACTTCACCGCCAGCGACGTGCGCTGGCTGGCCGCCATCGGCGCCGATTTCGGCGTGATCGCGGTCAAGGCCGACGCCCCCTGGAAGACCCTCGACGACCTGATCGCCGACCTGCGCAAGGACCCGACCAAGATCGCCATCGGCGGCGGCAGCGCCGTGGGCGGGCAGGACCACATGAAGGTGCTGCTGCTGGCCAAGGCCGCGGGGATCGACCCCAAGGCGCTCAAGTACGTGCCCTTCGACGGCGGCGGCGAGGCGCTCACGGCCATGCTGGGCGGCTTCGTCCAGGTCTTCCCGGGCGACGCCTCGGAGACGATCGGCCAGATGCAGGCGGGCAAGATCCGCATCCTGGCGGTGCTCAGCGAGAAACGCCTGGGCGGCGACTTCGCCCAGATCCCCACAGCCCGCGAGCTCGGCTACGACGCGGTCTGGGCGGTATGGCGCGGCTTCTACATGCCGCCGGGGGTGCCCGACGACGCCTACGCCTTCTGGGTGGACGCGATGAAGAAGCTCGAGGCCTCCCCCGAGTGGGCCAAGATCCGTGACGAAAGCGGCCTCGGCCCCTTCTTCAAGGGCGGCGCCGACTTCGAGGCCTTCGTCAAAAAGCAGGTCGCCGACTTCAAGGAGCTGTCCAAGGCTCTGGGGCTGATCAAGTAA
- a CDS encoding cation diffusion facilitator family transporter: MKAQDARSLGLARWSVAVGLGVFGIKWLAWELTGSVAIYSDALESIVNIVAAVGALVALAVAVRPADATHPFGHTKAEYFSAVAEGALILFAAFEMLRAAWGRFLHPQPFTEPALGLGLVALAGGITAGWAFLLLAQGRRVRSPALVADAQHLLTDVASTVGVLFGASLAWQLGWWWLDPLVAAGVALNILVVGLRLVRRSVGGLMDEALPPDQVARIQRTIEKNLDGALEYHDLRTRASGPRAFVEFHLVVPATMTVEEAHAITDRLERALEEALPGAETVIHVEPESEAKHGGWRA; encoded by the coding sequence GTGAAGGCCCAGGACGCGCGCTCCCTCGGGCTGGCGCGCTGGAGCGTGGCCGTCGGCCTCGGGGTCTTCGGGATCAAGTGGCTGGCCTGGGAGCTGACCGGCTCCGTGGCCATCTACTCGGACGCGCTCGAGTCGATCGTCAACATCGTCGCCGCGGTGGGCGCGCTCGTGGCCCTGGCCGTCGCCGTCCGCCCCGCCGACGCCACCCACCCCTTCGGCCACACCAAGGCCGAGTACTTCTCGGCGGTGGCCGAGGGGGCGCTGATCCTCTTCGCCGCCTTCGAGATGCTGCGGGCCGCCTGGGGCCGCTTCCTGCACCCGCAGCCCTTCACCGAGCCGGCGCTGGGGCTGGGGCTCGTGGCCCTGGCCGGGGGCATCACCGCCGGCTGGGCCTTCCTGCTCCTGGCCCAGGGGCGGCGCGTGCGCTCCCCGGCGCTGGTGGCCGACGCCCAGCACCTGCTCACCGACGTGGCCTCCACCGTGGGCGTGCTCTTCGGGGCGAGCCTCGCCTGGCAGCTGGGGTGGTGGTGGCTCGACCCCCTGGTGGCCGCGGGGGTGGCCCTCAACATCCTGGTCGTCGGCCTGCGGCTGGTCCGCCGCTCGGTGGGCGGGCTGATGGACGAAGCGCTGCCGCCGGACCAGGTCGCGCGCATCCAGCGGACGATCGAGAAGAACCTCGACGGCGCCCTCGAGTACCACGACCTGCGCACCCGCGCCAGCGGCCCCCGCGCCTTCGTGGAGTTCCACCTGGTGGTGCCCGCCACCATGACCGTCGAGGAGGCGCACGCGATCACCGACCGGCTCGAGCGCGCCCTGGAAGAGGCCCTCCCCGGGGCCGAGACGGTGATCCACGTCGAGCCCGAGAGCGAGGCCAAGCACGGCGGCTGGCGCGCCTGA
- the dusA gene encoding tRNA dihydrouridine(20/20a) synthase DusA, with protein MSGHRLALAPMMERTDRHFRFLMRLVSRRTRLYSEMVVDRTLIHGDPPRHLDFHPAEHPVALQLGSADPRLAARAVAVTRPWGYDEVNLNVGCPSPRVQAGGFGVVLMRRPERVAEIVRAVHQETGVRMTVKHRVGLDEDDDYAFLARFVEVVAAAGVQVFVVHARKAWTEGLDPKANRTVPPLEHAKVYRLKRDFPELTIVTNGGVADPEEARAHLEHVDGVMVGRAMWDRPWRWASADRVLWGDARVPDRRTVLERYEAYLHERLAEGVPLRALVRPLFNLFKGEPGGRRWRRTLDAALRAGRPPAGGLAAQAPLEVGA; from the coding sequence ATGAGCGGCCACCGGCTCGCGCTGGCGCCGATGATGGAGCGCACGGACCGGCACTTCCGGTTCCTGATGCGGCTCGTCTCCCGCCGCACCCGGCTCTACAGCGAGATGGTGGTCGACCGCACCCTGATCCACGGCGACCCGCCACGGCATCTGGACTTCCACCCCGCCGAGCACCCCGTCGCCCTGCAGCTCGGCTCGGCCGATCCGCGGCTGGCGGCCCGGGCGGTGGCCGTTACTCGACCCTGGGGCTACGACGAGGTGAACCTGAACGTCGGCTGCCCCTCGCCGCGGGTGCAGGCGGGCGGCTTCGGGGTGGTGCTCATGCGCCGGCCCGAGCGGGTGGCCGAGATCGTACGGGCCGTGCATCAGGAAACCGGCGTGCGGATGACGGTCAAGCACCGCGTGGGCCTGGACGAAGACGACGATTACGCCTTCCTGGCGCGCTTCGTGGAGGTCGTGGCCGCCGCGGGCGTGCAGGTCTTCGTCGTGCACGCCCGCAAGGCCTGGACCGAGGGGCTGGACCCGAAGGCCAACCGCACGGTGCCCCCGCTCGAGCACGCCAAGGTCTACCGCCTGAAGCGCGACTTTCCCGAGCTCACGATCGTGACCAACGGCGGGGTCGCCGACCCCGAGGAGGCCCGCGCCCACCTGGAGCACGTGGACGGGGTGATGGTGGGCCGGGCGATGTGGGACCGCCCCTGGCGCTGGGCCTCGGCCGACCGGGTGCTCTGGGGCGACGCCCGCGTCCCCGACCGCCGCACGGTGCTCGAACGCTACGAGGCCTACCTGCACGAACGGCTCGCCGAGGGGGTGCCGCTGCGGGCGCTGGTGCGGCCGCTCTTCAACCTCTTCAAGGGCGAACCCGGCGGCCGACGCTGGCGCCGGACGCTCGACGCGGCGCTGCGGGCGGGCCGCCCGCCGGCCGGCGGCCTGGCGGCGCAAGCGCCCCTGGAGGTCGGGGCGTGA
- the ispH gene encoding 4-hydroxy-3-methylbut-2-enyl diphosphate reductase: protein MSLRVYLAKPRGFCAGVVMAIRAVEKAAEELAEEGDLVVYHSIVHNDVVVNRLREQRGVHFVEDLAEIADLERRHKLARTVVFSAHGIPPQVREQVRAMGWGYIDATCPLVTKVHTEARRYAEMGYTVLLIGDSADHQEVKGTYGEAPEHTVLVAVHTHVGRDPRLADPRTVEVPDPDRVVVLTQTTLSVDDTDRTIEILKARFPNLVLPSRDDLCYATKNRQDQVKRIAPHVDLFLVLTSSYSSNGMRLYEIARNMTRAERIDTAADLRPEWFEGVGAVGITSAASTPEDLVQDVLAYLRRLFPDLEVVEEGEWERIRFREPARVAPGVGGV, encoded by the coding sequence GTGAGCCTGCGCGTCTACCTTGCCAAGCCCCGCGGCTTCTGCGCCGGCGTGGTCATGGCCATCCGCGCCGTGGAGAAGGCCGCCGAGGAACTTGCGGAGGAGGGCGACCTGGTCGTCTACCACTCGATCGTGCACAACGACGTGGTGGTGAACCGGTTGCGCGAGCAGCGCGGGGTCCACTTCGTCGAAGACCTCGCCGAGATCGCCGACCTGGAACGCCGCCACAAGCTGGCGCGGACCGTGGTCTTCTCGGCCCACGGCATCCCGCCCCAGGTGCGCGAGCAGGTGCGCGCCATGGGCTGGGGCTACATCGACGCCACCTGCCCGCTGGTGACCAAGGTGCACACCGAGGCCCGCCGCTACGCCGAGATGGGCTACACCGTGCTGCTCATCGGCGACTCGGCCGACCATCAGGAGGTCAAGGGCACCTACGGCGAAGCGCCCGAGCACACCGTGCTGGTGGCCGTGCACACCCACGTGGGGCGCGACCCGCGCCTCGCCGACCCCCGCACCGTCGAGGTGCCCGACCCCGACCGCGTCGTCGTCCTTACCCAGACGACGCTGAGCGTCGACGACACCGACCGGACGATCGAGATCCTAAAAGCGCGCTTCCCCAACCTGGTGCTCCCCAGCCGCGACGACCTCTGCTACGCCACCAAGAACCGCCAGGACCAGGTCAAGCGCATCGCGCCGCACGTGGACCTCTTCTTGGTGTTGACGAGCTCCTATTCCTCCAACGGCATGCGGCTCTACGAGATCGCCCGCAACATGACGCGCGCCGAACGCATCGACACCGCCGCCGACCTGCGGCCCGAATGGTTCGAGGGCGTGGGCGCGGTGGGCATCACCTCGGCGGCCAGCACCCCCGAGGACCTGGTGCAGGACGTGCTCGCCTACCTGCGCCGGCTCTTCCCCGACCTGGAGGTCGTCGAGGAGGGCGAGTGGGAGCGGATCCGCTTCCGTGAGCCCGCCCGGGTCGCCCCGGGTGTGGGTGGGGTGTGA
- a CDS encoding O-methyltransferase, which yields MFHDLPEALRARMAELEAIDARDRTDGTPHRRRLRQVPPETGRFLALLAAAAPAGAIVEVGTSAGYSTLWLALAARASGRTVTTFEVLPEKVALARETFARAGVEDVVRLVEGDARDRVAGLDAVGFAFLDAEKGAYPALYEALLPRLVPGGLLAADNVLSHAEALGPFVDRVLGDRRVDAVVVPIGKGVLLARRPGARATAGGAEPPAAGAGKA from the coding sequence ATGTTCCACGACCTGCCCGAGGCCCTGCGCGCACGCATGGCCGAGCTGGAGGCCATCGACGCCCGCGACCGCACGGACGGCACGCCCCACCGCCGGCGCCTGCGGCAGGTCCCGCCCGAGACCGGGCGTTTCCTGGCGCTCCTCGCCGCGGCCGCGCCCGCGGGGGCGATCGTCGAGGTGGGCACCAGTGCGGGGTACTCCACGCTCTGGCTCGCCCTGGCCGCCCGGGCCAGCGGCCGCACGGTGACGACCTTCGAGGTCCTCCCCGAAAAAGTCGCCCTGGCGCGCGAGACCTTCGCCCGCGCGGGCGTGGAGGACGTGGTGCGGCTGGTGGAGGGGGACGCCCGCGACCGCGTCGCGGGCCTGGACGCCGTGGGCTTCGCCTTCCTCGACGCCGAGAAGGGCGCCTACCCGGCGCTCTACGAGGCGCTGCTGCCGCGCCTCGTCCCCGGCGGCCTGCTGGCCGCCGACAACGTGCTGAGCCATGCGGAGGCGCTCGGTCCCTTCGTGGACCGCGTGCTCGGCGACCGTCGCGTCGACGCGGTGGTCGTGCCCATCGGGAAAGGCGTCCTGCTGGCCCGCCGGCCGGGCGCCCGCGCGACTGCAGGCGGAGCCGAACCCCCCGCCGCAGGTGCGGGAAAGGCTTAG
- the dprA gene encoding DNA-processing protein DprA, translated as MSWLALALTPGVGPARFLKVFAEGEDGLERVGELLGVELERAYRRVLDAGGAERVKERAAVLGVRPVGLWEADYPPTLRHLADPPPLVYLKGGWSGGRPAVAVVGSRKAQPWALDFSERLARSLAGSGVAVVSGLARGVDTAAHRGALAGGGPTLAVLGSGVDVVYPPENAELAGRVTLMSELPLGSGPSAGSFPRRNRLIAALADAVVIVQAPEKSGALITAALAAELGREVLAVPGRPSDWASRGSNRLLADGAAVVQAPEDVLEALGIGGAAPRPDRPEPEGAAGALWEALRRRGEALPDDLALDLNLGAAEVLGLLTQLELSGHVRALPGGRYEAVG; from the coding sequence ATGTCCTGGTTGGCCCTGGCGCTTACCCCCGGCGTGGGGCCGGCGCGCTTCCTCAAGGTCTTCGCGGAGGGCGAGGATGGCCTGGAGCGGGTGGGCGAGCTGCTGGGCGTCGAGCTGGAGCGCGCCTACCGGCGGGTGCTCGATGCGGGCGGGGCCGAACGCGTGAAGGAGCGGGCGGCGGTGCTGGGCGTGCGGCCGGTGGGCCTGTGGGAGGCCGACTACCCGCCCACGCTGCGCCACCTCGCCGACCCCCCGCCGCTCGTCTACCTGAAGGGCGGCTGGAGCGGCGGCCGTCCGGCGGTCGCGGTGGTGGGCAGCCGCAAGGCCCAGCCCTGGGCGCTCGACTTCAGCGAGCGGCTCGCCCGCAGTTTGGCCGGGTCCGGCGTGGCCGTGGTCAGCGGGCTGGCGCGGGGCGTGGACACCGCCGCCCACCGGGGCGCGCTCGCCGGCGGGGGGCCGACGCTCGCGGTGCTGGGGAGCGGAGTGGACGTCGTCTACCCGCCCGAGAACGCCGAGCTGGCCGGGCGGGTGACCCTGATGAGCGAGCTGCCGCTGGGCAGCGGGCCCAGCGCCGGCAGCTTTCCCCGCCGCAACCGGCTCATCGCCGCGCTGGCCGACGCGGTGGTGATCGTGCAGGCGCCCGAGAAGTCGGGGGCTTTGATCACCGCGGCGCTGGCCGCCGAGCTGGGGCGCGAGGTGCTGGCGGTTCCGGGCCGGCCCTCCGACTGGGCCAGCCGCGGCAGCAACCGGCTGCTCGCCGACGGCGCGGCGGTGGTGCAGGCGCCGGAGGACGTGCTCGAGGCCCTGGGAATCGGCGGGGCCGCGCCGCGCCCTGACCGGCCGGAACCCGAAGGGGCCGCGGGGGCGCTCTGGGAGGCGCTGCGCCGCCGCGGCGAGGCCCTGCCCGACGACCTGGCGCTCGACCTGAACCTGGGGGCGGCCGAGGTGTTGGGGCTGCTGACCCAGCTCGAGCTCTCGGGGCACGTGCGGGCGCTGCCGGGCGGGCGCTACGAGGCCGTGGGGTAG